From one Planktothrix agardhii NIES-204 genomic stretch:
- a CDS encoding hypothetical protein (Protein of unknown function DUF820), which produces MSLFEPISSDLRLWIPEYKRGLYPDMMLFDDEPQLNGNRHDEVLNPLLIVEVLSPTTASYDRESKFRIYRTIPAFVNIC; this is translated from the coding sequence ATGAGTCTATTTGAACCTATTAGTAGCGACTTGAGGCTGTGGATTCCTGAGTATAAACGTGGCTTATATCCAGATATGATGCTCTTTGATGATGAACCGCAACTCAACGGCAATCGCCATGATGAAGTTTTGAATCCCCTCCTAATTGTTGAAGTGCTTTCGCCAACAACTGCAAGTTATGACCGCGAAAGTAAGTTTCGGATTTATCGAACAATCCCAGCTTTTGTAAATATTTGTTAA
- a CDS encoding phosphoenolpyruvate synthase — MVYELGQTTKNINVPIMKKASAIITNSGGRTCHAAIIARELGIPAIVGSINATEVLNTGDKITVSCAEGEEGKVYQGLIPFVVEETVLDYLPKTHTKIMMNVGNTVKEYNRKIGICGQAPSDYPEFARFLVELGIDSISLNPDSVLRTTLDIAQMEASL, encoded by the coding sequence ATGGTCTATGAACTGGGACAAACTACCAAAAATATTAATGTTCCGATTATGAAAAAAGCCAGTGCCATTATTACTAATTCTGGGGGTAGAACTTGTCACGCGGCGATTATTGCCAGGGAGTTAGGAATCCCGGCAATTGTAGGATCAATTAATGCCACGGAAGTCTTAAATACCGGAGATAAAATTACGGTTTCCTGTGCGGAAGGAGAAGAAGGAAAAGTCTATCAAGGTTTAATTCCTTTTGTGGTGGAAGAAACGGTATTAGACTATCTTCCCAAAACCCATACCAAAATTATGATGAATGTGGGAAACACGGTTAAAGAATATAATCGTAAAATCGGAATTTGTGGTCAAGCACCGAGTGACTATCCTGAATTTGCTCGTTTCTTAGTGGAATTAGGAATAGATTCCATCAGTTTAAATCCTGATTCGGTGTTGAGGACAACTTTGGATATTGCTCAGATGGAAGCATCCCTCTAG
- a CDS encoding outer membrane efflux protein, protein MSVLRNLMAVGVSGAITLINVGPGTAVPSPIASQDKLPDSNTTQPQDFQQNSTKSQYPAPEQAETSLPAEILTSTFKQNPTKSQSRASSPGRRIIDNLLMTKESVTESSIPSKLPAPVFKQNPTKTAQQPAPMTTASTGVEATPRMTPAVSNPTTAETPPTSTTRVNPVFNLPHPLGNNRLSSQNNSLQEIEVALPNPSTQAATLTDSVNRVQQSQPTQLAQVSRPALTVPDLTPPTTPFPPPTPNGTLQTNPPRILLPSSDPLYRPTLPEQVNIEETVPVTLQQAIDLGIRNNENASIAQLQVEQSLAAVRETQANLYPSLVFRSGFSRNVSAAEDLQVRAANRTLRVNRFNNVPGANDREFQTRYGTYSFDNSFQLQYDLGINGLRGARIKASEEQLRILELRLETALEEIRFNVARSYYNLQEADAAVEIQAAAVRNSQKSLEDAEALERAGVGTRFEVLQARVTLANNQQDLTNSQRNQFQSRRELAALLNIDENTNLLAADPIALAGAWDLTLEETIVQAYQNRAELEEQLAERDRAQQLRRAALAATRPNVTVGATYNVLGRINDNPDYRAVRGWADGYDAQVQLSWNFFDGGAAKAQARQRELDIGIADERFNQLLNQIRLDAERAYYDLQANFDNIQTSSLGVEEATEALRLARLRFQAGVGTQLEVINQETDLTRAQNRLLNAIIGYNRALSALQRAVSNLPGNILSDYPL, encoded by the coding sequence ATGTCCGTTCTTCGTAATTTGATGGCTGTGGGAGTGAGTGGAGCAATCACCTTAATCAATGTGGGGCCAGGAACAGCAGTTCCTTCCCCCATTGCATCTCAGGATAAATTGCCTGACTCGAATACAACTCAACCGCAGGATTTTCAACAAAATTCAACCAAATCTCAGTATCCGGCTCCTGAGCAAGCAGAAACGTCTTTACCCGCAGAAATCCTAACTTCAACCTTTAAACAAAATCCTACAAAATCTCAGTCTAGGGCTTCTAGTCCTGGCCGTCGGATCATTGATAATCTATTAATGACAAAGGAATCCGTTACTGAGTCTTCGATACCATCGAAATTACCCGCGCCAGTTTTTAAACAAAATCCTACAAAAACCGCCCAACAGCCTGCACCCATGACAACGGCATCCACTGGTGTTGAAGCAACACCGAGGATGACCCCGGCTGTTTCTAACCCAACAACCGCAGAGACTCCCCCAACATCAACAACTAGGGTCAACCCAGTTTTTAACTTGCCCCATCCCCTAGGGAACAATAGACTATCCTCGCAAAACAATAGTCTCCAAGAGATTGAGGTTGCATTACCCAATCCCTCTACCCAAGCTGCAACCCTAACCGATTCTGTGAATCGAGTTCAGCAATCTCAACCCACTCAACTGGCTCAAGTCAGTAGACCCGCTTTAACGGTTCCTGACCTGACCCCTCCCACGACTCCCTTTCCCCCTCCGACTCCCAATGGAACCTTACAAACCAATCCTCCCCGGATTCTGCTCCCGAGTAGTGATCCCTTGTATCGCCCCACCTTACCGGAACAGGTGAATATTGAGGAAACGGTTCCTGTCACCCTTCAACAAGCGATTGATTTAGGGATTCGGAATAATGAAAATGCCAGTATTGCCCAACTGCAAGTTGAACAAAGCTTGGCGGCGGTCAGGGAAACCCAAGCAAATTTATATCCGAGTTTGGTCTTTCGTTCCGGTTTTTCTCGCAATGTGTCTGCTGCGGAGGACTTACAGGTTCGTGCAGCCAACCGTACCCTACGAGTGAATAGGTTCAATAACGTTCCCGGGGCGAATGATAGGGAATTTCAGACCCGCTATGGAACCTATTCCTTTGATAATTCCTTTCAATTACAGTACGACCTGGGAATTAATGGATTGAGGGGGGCTAGAATTAAAGCATCAGAAGAACAGTTACGGATTCTGGAGTTAAGGTTAGAAACGGCCTTAGAAGAAATCCGATTTAATGTGGCTCGTTCCTATTACAATTTGCAAGAAGCAGATGCGGCGGTGGAAATTCAAGCAGCAGCTGTGCGAAACTCTCAAAAGAGTTTAGAGGATGCCGAAGCTTTGGAACGGGCTGGGGTGGGAACCCGTTTTGAAGTGTTGCAAGCTCGTGTCACCCTCGCCAATAACCAACAGGATCTGACTAATTCTCAGCGCAATCAATTTCAAAGTCGGCGAGAACTGGCCGCGCTTCTGAATATTGATGAAAATACGAATTTATTGGCGGCTGACCCGATTGCTTTGGCGGGAGCTTGGGATTTAACCTTGGAAGAAACGATTGTTCAAGCCTATCAAAATCGGGCGGAGTTGGAAGAACAGTTAGCTGAACGCGATCGCGCTCAACAATTACGCCGGGCTGCCCTAGCCGCCACTCGTCCAAATGTTACCGTGGGGGCGACTTACAACGTTTTGGGAAGAATCAATGATAACCCTGATTACCGGGCTGTGCGGGGCTGGGCCGATGGCTATGATGCTCAAGTTCAGTTATCTTGGAATTTCTTTGATGGGGGTGCTGCTAAAGCTCAAGCCCGACAGCGTGAGTTAGATATTGGTATCGCGGATGAGCGCTTTAATCAATTACTGAATCAAATTCGTTTGGATGCGGAACGGGCTTACTATGACCTCCAAGCTAACTTTGATAATATTCAAACCTCTAGTTTGGGGGTTGAGGAAGCAACGGAAGCTTTACGTTTAGCGCGTTTACGGTTTCAAGCCGGGGTGGGAACTCAGTTAGAAGTGATTAACCAAGAAACGGACTTAACCCGCGCTCAAAACCGACTCCTCAATGCCATTATTGGTTATAACCGTGCTTTGTCTGCCTTGCAACGAGCTGTTAGTAACCTTCCGGGCAATATTCTGTCGGATTATCCTCTTTAG
- the dfp gene encoding phosphopantothenoylcysteine decarboxylase/phosphopantothenate--cysteine ligase: MILPSTLNKHILIGISGGIAAYKVCEIVSTLAKAGADVRAILTDSAQEFITPLTFATLSRHRAYTDQEFWQPTHGRPLHIQLGEWADIFLIAPLTANTLAKLATGLSDNLLTNTVLASSCPVLLAPAMNREMWKQVSVQRNWQLLLTDSRFHGITPTTGILACDLPATNPGNFSTPGAGRMAEPKQILAHINSLLNTKGKRDLIGKKILISAGGTREHLDPVRFIGNPSTGKMGLALVQAAIHRGASVTLVHGLMSTELLGNLPEVELVSVTSSEEMYQEMIARFPQADITVMAAAVGDVKPAIYSQDKLPKALLPKELPLEPIIDIVAELGKMKQPHQKLVGFAAQTGEILTPAQDKLQRKNLDAIVANPIDLANAGFSSENNQGILLSRQGQKLEVGVCSKLQLAHQLFDFIARNS; the protein is encoded by the coding sequence ATGATTTTGCCTTCCACCTTAAACAAGCATATTCTAATTGGAATTAGTGGGGGCATTGCAGCTTATAAAGTCTGTGAAATTGTTTCAACTTTAGCGAAAGCTGGGGCTGATGTGCGGGCGATTTTGACCGACTCAGCCCAAGAATTTATTACTCCTTTAACCTTTGCGACTCTCTCCCGTCATCGGGCCTATACGGATCAAGAATTCTGGCAACCAACTCACGGCCGTCCCTTACATATTCAGTTAGGGGAATGGGCGGATATTTTTTTGATTGCACCCCTCACCGCTAATACCTTAGCTAAATTAGCTACAGGATTATCGGATAATTTACTCACCAATACGGTTTTAGCCTCTAGTTGTCCGGTGTTACTCGCTCCAGCTATGAATCGAGAAATGTGGAAACAGGTTTCGGTACAACGCAATTGGCAACTTCTGTTAACTGATTCTCGATTTCATGGTATTACTCCCACTACCGGAATTCTCGCCTGTGATCTTCCCGCCACAAACCCAGGCAATTTCTCGACGCCAGGAGCCGGAAGAATGGCTGAACCCAAACAAATATTAGCTCATATTAATTCTTTATTAAATACCAAAGGCAAGCGAGATTTAATTGGAAAAAAAATATTAATTAGTGCGGGTGGAACCCGGGAACATCTTGATCCGGTGCGGTTTATTGGCAACCCGTCAACGGGTAAAATGGGACTGGCTTTAGTACAAGCAGCAATTCACCGAGGAGCCTCAGTCACCTTGGTTCATGGCCTCATGAGTACGGAATTACTGGGAAATTTGCCAGAAGTAGAGTTAGTCTCTGTCACCAGTAGTGAGGAAATGTATCAGGAAATGATCGCCAGATTTCCCCAAGCGGATATAACAGTAATGGCAGCGGCCGTGGGAGATGTGAAACCTGCTATTTATAGTCAGGATAAATTACCCAAAGCTCTTTTACCCAAGGAACTACCATTAGAACCCATTATTGATATTGTAGCAGAACTGGGAAAAATGAAACAACCTCACCAAAAATTAGTCGGATTTGCTGCACAAACCGGGGAAATTTTAACACCTGCTCAAGATAAATTACAGCGAAAAAATTTAGATGCTATTGTCGCAAATCCGATTGATTTAGCTAATGCTGGATTTAGTAGTGAAAACAATCAAGGGATATTATTAAGTCGTCAGGGACAGAAATTAGAAGTTGGAGTTTGTAGCAAGTTACAATTAGCCCATCAGTTATTTGATTTTATAGCAAGGAATAGCTAA
- a CDS encoding serine esterase, translating to MALKFISIPPETGKPPQGLIVMMHGWGANAEDLTSLAPMLRLTDYQFIFPQAPFPHPQAPMGRAWYALETPEYEGLAETQQQVKEWLESLEASTGVPLSRTILGGFSQGGAMALDMGRYFPLAGLIILSGYLHFSPEPLDHDLPPVLIVHGKQDPIVPIEAAGQARTAFEQLGAKVQYQEFNMGHEIRPEVLGLIRSFVIDSIPQST from the coding sequence ATGGCTTTAAAGTTTATCTCCATTCCCCCTGAAACTGGCAAACCCCCTCAAGGGTTAATTGTAATGATGCACGGTTGGGGGGCAAATGCAGAGGATCTCACCTCCCTGGCTCCGATGTTGCGTTTGACCGACTATCAATTTATCTTTCCCCAAGCCCCCTTTCCCCATCCTCAAGCCCCGATGGGACGGGCTTGGTACGCCTTGGAAACCCCCGAATATGAAGGATTAGCCGAAACCCAACAGCAGGTCAAGGAATGGCTAGAATCCTTAGAAGCGAGTACCGGAGTTCCCCTGTCCCGAACTATTTTAGGGGGATTTTCCCAAGGGGGTGCGATGGCCTTGGATATGGGACGTTATTTTCCTTTAGCGGGTTTAATTATTTTAAGTGGTTATTTGCATTTTTCCCCCGAACCTTTAGACCATGATTTACCCCCGGTATTAATTGTTCATGGAAAACAAGATCCGATTGTTCCCATAGAAGCCGCAGGGCAAGCCAGGACTGCTTTTGAACAGTTGGGGGCAAAAGTTCAGTACCAAGAATTTAATATGGGTCATGAAATTCGACCCGAGGTTTTAGGCTTAATAAGAAGTTTTGTAATAGATTCGATACCACAATCAACCTAA
- a CDS encoding putative 2Fe-2S ferredoxin, with translation MGNIRFVSENQEIIAADGANLRIKALENQIDLYTFTGKMMNCGGYGQCGTCIVEIVEGIDNLPPRTEAEARILKKKPDSYRLACQTIVNGPISVQTKPQKRK, from the coding sequence ATGGGTAATATCAGATTCGTGAGTGAAAACCAGGAAATCATTGCTGCGGATGGGGCAAATTTAAGAATTAAGGCCCTAGAAAACCAGATTGATTTATATACTTTCACGGGCAAAATGATGAACTGTGGGGGTTATGGTCAGTGTGGGACTTGTATTGTGGAAATTGTCGAAGGTATTGATAATCTTCCTCCCCGCACAGAGGCTGAAGCCCGGATTCTGAAGAAAAAACCCGATAGCTATAGATTGGCTTGCCAAACTATTGTTAATGGCCCGATTAGTGTTCAAACTAAACCGCAAAAACGGAAGTAA
- a CDS encoding Rho termination factor-like protein — protein sequence MGNEFPIGLIPANEFGGWRPRIFGQQLAVIYMLLNKKDTSILTLTLLLSIATSPIAWATSRWNSNSSVNSSALSESSLLSPAQVRNINIVPPVGEFKPKPGSDSGLGLSSQQQILLSQIDSGSPQTNANNDSLVGQSSQMQPTTVPATEGEIPIWLWWLLPVIPFLGLWVNLQLKAQRSKSPVKKQEDPISVPLSTKPDVTGEQPQKNSTQLDFNSLTEPLKTPFSPNSNYPFIEPLKTPFSPAVTTVSLPRTIIQKRHQTETFQLENNLQTQGSSISLIESERDNLDSEIAISPHELILFENQVKIPPEGEFFIPANSPEPEFYPIKNGGIEEISEVVLIKEIDPDEAETVIAEFLTTKTQIENIPVSEIVESELEIQNKSIILESDIIKIESTVAAVDDQLTEPEIPVSEIVESELEIQNKSVILESDIIEIESTVAKVDDRLIEPEIPVSEIVESELEIQNKSVILESDIIEIESTLAKVDDQLTALESAPPNPPSTGGYEEIELGVSHQDVRSETDVAATKFNVGKEIKFEPSLADVDQELPPLPNGYGQSQIFLLPRDPNWAYAYWDIPNEHKEHLRHQGGKHLLLRVYDVTSIDIDTQPPLSTQEYECDEMAREWHIPIAMSDRDYIAELGYLTVDGRWLILVRSNHIHIPPVYPTDWENYQFINIPWDEDLRGKTFFRL from the coding sequence ATGGGGAACGAATTCCCCATCGGACTGATCCCCGCCAATGAATTTGGGGGCTGGCGTCCTCGGATTTTCGGTCAACAGCTTGCGGTTATATATATGTTGTTAAATAAAAAAGATACATCGATATTGACCTTAACGTTATTGTTATCAATAGCGACGAGTCCCATCGCCTGGGCGACTTCTCGATGGAACTCTAACTCTAGCGTCAATTCTTCCGCGCTTTCAGAGTCGTCCTTGTTGTCTCCCGCACAGGTTAGGAATATTAATATTGTTCCCCCAGTAGGAGAGTTTAAACCCAAACCGGGATCAGATTCTGGGTTAGGGTTGAGTTCTCAACAACAGATTCTATTGAGCCAGATTGATTCGGGTTCACCCCAAACTAACGCGAATAATGATAGCCTAGTTGGGCAATCTTCCCAGATGCAGCCGACGACGGTTCCCGCAACGGAAGGAGAAATCCCGATTTGGTTATGGTGGTTACTCCCTGTGATCCCGTTTTTGGGTTTATGGGTTAATTTACAATTGAAAGCTCAACGTTCTAAGTCCCCAGTCAAAAAACAAGAAGACCCTATTTCTGTTCCCTTATCTACAAAACCCGATGTCACAGGGGAGCAACCTCAGAAAAATTCTACTCAACTGGATTTTAATAGTTTGACAGAACCTCTGAAAACACCATTTTCTCCTAATAGTAATTACCCGTTTATAGAACCTTTAAAAACACCATTTTCTCCAGCAGTTACTACTGTTTCTCTCCCTCGTACTATTATTCAAAAACGGCATCAGACAGAAACGTTTCAACTAGAAAATAATCTACAAACCCAAGGATCATCTATTAGTTTAATAGAATCGGAGAGGGATAATTTAGATTCTGAGATCGCCATTTCCCCGCATGAATTAATCCTATTTGAAAATCAGGTTAAAATCCCACCGGAAGGAGAATTTTTCATCCCAGCAAACTCTCCTGAGCCGGAATTTTATCCTATTAAAAATGGGGGAATTGAAGAAATTTCAGAAGTAGTATTAATCAAGGAAATTGACCCGGATGAAGCTGAAACTGTAATTGCAGAATTTTTGACAACAAAAACACAAATTGAGAATATACCAGTTTCAGAAATAGTAGAATCTGAGCTTGAAATTCAGAATAAATCTATTATTTTGGAATCAGATATTATAAAAATAGAATCAACAGTTGCTGCGGTTGATGATCAATTAACGGAACCGGAAATACCAGTTTCAGAAATAGTAGAATCTGAGCTTGAAATTCAGAATAAATCTGTTATTTTGGAATCGGATATTATAGAAATAGAATCAACAGTTGCTAAAGTTGATGATCGATTAATAGAACCGGAAATACCAGTTTCAGAAATAGTAGAATCTGAGCTTGAAATTCAGAATAAATCTGTTATTTTGGAATCGGATATTATAGAAATAGAATCAACACTTGCTAAAGTTGATGATCAATTAACAGCATTAGAATCTGCCCCCCCCAACCCCCCGTCTACGGGGGGATATGAAGAAATAGAATTAGGAGTATCCCATCAAGATGTTCGCTCAGAAACAGACGTAGCAGCTACTAAATTTAATGTAGGAAAGGAAATAAAATTTGAGCCATCCCTGGCGGATGTAGACCAGGAACTTCCACCATTACCCAATGGATATGGTCAAAGTCAGATTTTCCTATTACCCCGTGACCCAAATTGGGCCTATGCCTATTGGGATATTCCCAATGAACATAAGGAACATCTACGTCACCAAGGAGGAAAACACCTTCTCCTGCGGGTTTATGATGTCACCTCGATTGATATTGATACCCAGCCACCCTTGTCCACCCAGGAATATGAGTGTGATGAGATGGCTAGAGAATGGCATATCCCGATTGCCATGAGTGATCGAGATTATATCGCAGAATTGGGTTATTTAACCGTAGATGGACGTTGGTTAATCTTAGTCAGATCAAATCATATTCATATCCCTCCTGTTTATCCCACAGACTGGGAAAATTACCAATTTATTAATATTCCTTGGGATGAAGACCTCAGAGGAAAAACCTTTTTCAGACTCTAA
- a CDS encoding ferredoxin-like protein, translating to MPTQPPHCVLICQHQSCQLQGSSKVLEAFQNCNIEGVTMEASGCLGQCNIGPTVRVIPDEIWYYRVTPEDVPLIVEQHLKQGEPVQEKLNPRFHPRYQYY from the coding sequence ATGCCAACTCAACCCCCTCATTGTGTGTTAATTTGTCAACATCAGTCTTGCCAACTCCAAGGGTCTAGTAAAGTTCTGGAGGCTTTCCAAAATTGTAATATTGAGGGCGTCACAATGGAAGCCAGTGGTTGTCTGGGTCAGTGTAATATTGGCCCGACGGTGCGAGTAATTCCCGATGAAATTTGGTATTATCGGGTTACACCGGAAGATGTTCCCCTGATAGTTGAACAACATTTAAAACAAGGCGAACCCGTCCAAGAAAAACTCAACCCCCGCTTTCATCCCCGATATCAATATTATTAA
- the gdhA gene encoding glutamate dehydrogenase, which yields MVSSPVRINPAPTPAYICPYDRTCSYLGQAAVELDLDDNVLVVLQQPRKVVTVSIPVKLDNGKVEVLAGHRVQHCDVLGPYKGGLRYHPSVNLGELSALAMLMTWKCALLGIPYGGAKGGIGFDPHQYSINELERITRRYASELIKDIGPETDIPAPDVGTSAREMAWIMDTYSMNMGRAVLGVVTGKPLSIGGSKGREMATGRGVMITVREALAEQGKSLEGAAIVIQGFGKVGAAAAQLFYEAGATVLSVSNVHGGIYSENGLDIPALQAYATQNNHDITGFPDSEPISNAELLTLACDVLIPAAMEDQITEENADQIKAKMIAEAANAPITLLADQMLEARGIMVLPDILANAGGVVVSYWEWVQGQSFVFWDEERVNQEMEHLMVQAYTRVSELAKQRGVSMRLAAYTLGVGRVAQALKDRGLYP from the coding sequence ATGGTATCCTCTCCCGTCAGAATTAATCCCGCACCGACTCCAGCCTATATTTGTCCCTACGATCGCACCTGTAGCTATTTAGGACAAGCGGCGGTTGAATTGGATCTTGATGACAATGTGCTGGTGGTATTACAACAACCCCGCAAAGTTGTCACCGTCTCAATTCCAGTCAAACTTGATAACGGTAAAGTTGAGGTTTTAGCCGGACATCGTGTGCAGCATTGCGATGTACTTGGCCCCTATAAAGGAGGTTTACGCTATCATCCTTCGGTGAACTTGGGGGAACTCTCCGCTCTAGCGATGTTAATGACCTGGAAATGTGCTTTATTGGGGATTCCCTACGGGGGTGCTAAAGGTGGCATTGGCTTTGACCCCCACCAATATAGTATTAACGAGTTAGAACGGATCACCCGTCGCTACGCGAGTGAACTGATTAAAGATATTGGGCCAGAAACCGATATTCCCGCCCCCGATGTGGGAACTTCCGCTCGAGAAATGGCTTGGATTATGGATACCTATTCAATGAATATGGGAAGGGCGGTGCTGGGTGTGGTGACTGGAAAACCCCTATCTATTGGTGGGTCGAAAGGACGGGAAATGGCAACCGGACGAGGTGTAATGATTACCGTGCGCGAAGCCTTAGCCGAACAGGGCAAATCCCTCGAAGGTGCAGCGATTGTGATTCAGGGTTTTGGAAAAGTGGGGGCGGCGGCGGCGCAATTGTTTTATGAAGCCGGGGCGACGGTTTTATCGGTTTCTAATGTCCATGGTGGGATCTATTCAGAAAATGGCTTAGATATTCCTGCCCTGCAAGCCTACGCGACTCAGAACAATCATGATATCACGGGATTTCCTGATAGTGAACCGATTAGCAATGCCGAATTATTAACATTAGCTTGTGATGTGTTAATTCCGGCGGCCATGGAAGATCAAATTACCGAAGAAAATGCCGATCAAATTAAGGCTAAAATGATCGCCGAAGCAGCTAATGCCCCGATTACATTATTGGCGGATCAAATGTTAGAAGCCCGGGGAATTATGGTTTTACCCGATATTTTAGCCAATGCGGGCGGCGTGGTCGTCAGTTATTGGGAATGGGTACAAGGTCAATCCTTTGTCTTCTGGGATGAAGAACGGGTGAATCAGGAGATGGAACACCTGATGGTACAAGCCTATACTCGGGTGAGTGAACTAGCGAAACAACGGGGGGTTTCCATGCGATTAGCCGCCTATACTTTAGGCGTTGGTCGAGTGGCTCAAGCCTTAAAAGATCGGGGTTTGTATCCGTAA
- a CDS encoding WGR domain protein, putative yields MPKNPPSQLSSKYLQEKLTGSIWLQNKKYPYLFEPNGTCEILNHHRSGDYTISTDARSILLNWTNPAFTEELFVLADGSFFLGGSVLIPSNKSRNHDFPCYPLPQPDLNNHQFEIDTGKMPDYGNIILDGRQVRLIESGYCGNVLSDKLREFDSEEAAEEYYYSTICIHDPYYTPGHINEPIYLEFSDDKSHKFYEVTVSGLTVTFRYGRIGTTGQTDNSTYGSPRKALNAAYKKINEKLKKGYVLLPKGKPSPSQYSGAPLPTQIVNDSPNSNLNITQFVRPAWKPIVIEGDSDRLASKFSGRPWLGIDETWPGCPCCAEPLQLFLQLNLSQLPEPVREEFGTGLLQMFHCMSDKCGFEAEEGTIYYGRVPFLIKNVRIRVVQPVGMGSTPPLPQIDGEDYGTYLPAKTITEWLEIEDYPDPDDLVELVSGWERLQENDLWDAVMERLGLDDLDNYDELYPTDESDKLGGYPRWVQGMECPGCPVCQAPMRQVFQLASEQNLNYAFGDLGIAHILQCKTHKDQFAFVWACG; encoded by the coding sequence ATGCCTAAGAATCCCCCATCTCAATTATCCTCTAAATATCTTCAGGAAAAACTAACGGGTTCCATCTGGCTGCAAAATAAGAAATACCCTTATTTATTTGAACCCAATGGCACTTGCGAGATATTAAACCACCATCGTTCGGGTGATTACACCATCTCAACCGATGCCCGCTCTATTTTGCTAAATTGGACAAACCCTGCTTTCACTGAAGAATTATTTGTCCTAGCGGATGGGAGTTTTTTCTTGGGTGGGAGTGTGTTGATTCCCAGTAATAAATCACGCAATCATGACTTTCCTTGCTATCCCTTACCTCAGCCCGATCTAAATAACCATCAGTTTGAGATTGATACGGGTAAAATGCCTGATTATGGAAATATAATCCTAGATGGTCGCCAGGTAAGGTTGATTGAGAGTGGTTACTGTGGGAATGTGTTGTCTGACAAACTGCGTGAGTTTGATTCCGAAGAAGCAGCCGAAGAATATTACTATTCCACCATTTGCATTCATGACCCTTACTATACACCAGGTCATATCAATGAACCCATTTACCTAGAATTCTCCGATGACAAGTCCCACAAATTCTATGAAGTCACGGTGAGTGGATTAACGGTCACGTTCCGCTATGGGCGTATTGGTACGACGGGACAAACCGACAACAGTACCTATGGCAGTCCCAGAAAAGCCCTAAATGCTGCCTATAAGAAAATCAATGAAAAGTTGAAAAAAGGCTATGTGCTATTGCCTAAAGGGAAGCCAAGCCCATCCCAATATTCTGGAGCACCTTTACCTACCCAAATAGTAAATGATTCTCCTAACTCTAATCTCAATATTACCCAATTTGTTCGTCCCGCCTGGAAGCCGATTGTGATTGAAGGGGATAGCGATCGCCTAGCTTCCAAGTTTTCCGGTCGTCCCTGGCTGGGAATAGATGAAACCTGGCCCGGTTGCCCCTGTTGCGCCGAGCCCCTGCAACTGTTTTTGCAACTGAATTTGAGTCAATTGCCAGAACCTGTCCGTGAGGAGTTTGGTACAGGTCTATTGCAAATGTTCCACTGTATGTCTGATAAATGTGGGTTCGAGGCAGAAGAAGGAACAATTTATTATGGTAGAGTTCCATTCCTAATTAAAAACGTTAGAATTCGTGTAGTACAACCAGTGGGTATGGGCTCAACTCCACCACTACCGCAAATTGATGGAGAAGATTATGGAACTTATTTACCAGCCAAGACCATCACCGAATGGCTAGAAATTGAAGACTATCCTGACCCTGATGATCTGGTGGAGCTGGTAAGCGGCTGGGAGCGGTTGCAAGAAAATGACTTGTGGGATGCAGTGATGGAGCGTTTGGGTCTGGATGATTTGGATAACTACGATGAGCTATACCCGACGGATGAGAGCGATAAGCTGGGGGGCTACCCGCGCTGGGTTCAGGGTATGGAGTGTCCAGGCTGTCCCGTTTGTCAGGCTCCAATGCGGCAAGTGTTTCAACTAGCTTCGGAGCAAAACCTCAACTATGCGTTTGGTGATCTGGGAATTGCCCA